From the genome of Anopheles moucheti chromosome 3, idAnoMoucSN_F20_07, whole genome shotgun sequence, one region includes:
- the LOC128301532 gene encoding uncharacterized protein CG3556: MEHRMQIATTLGTLLLLVSRALGENVTSIVPPTVQSMTDAVHTTAGLIHTTQQHQYQLYTTSTVQLNTLPTEQTGSYTIAQPSATVGGYYTTPTSDIIPSQPSPVSPLYISNTSVSFASSTTQTSVRQDLIDSLPVDVTQIEEKQLGPGGPNQVESVGIQRALCWLREKRSPDYSWGNDTHMVILAKELSGARDPSENDNPIQAVSDLENLLSIKQMDIEVLTMLDRHHATAKLPHTDHVAKYILAMGGLCKDARHFYGHDLVAALEHHEHDQGQEYEFALTALAICSSATHVRKRQIRRLLDIASGEVNDVDTIAMVLLALRCIVTDHRHRHLQHFVRRPARGLASLQGPQGSFGSLRSTALAMQALQDLEPDPAGKWNRTAASEWLLAKQRTDGGWTEEPLQDGQDPSIGIGLTADIVLALGWRGLGAVRALQCDHVMRESNEPSENGEPKLAAPVGLGISPVEEMEPRNVSYTYTLWVGTNETEEYFLDLTSPKNTTFFRAMKQAAEIDPRFAFEAREWPNGHYVHTLAGMKEEPKSYHYWLLYRLPERPDTKNPPGNQLIAPLGVDELLVEDGEHYLYWYKKL; encoded by the exons ATGGAACATCGAATGCAAATTGCAACAACGCTAGGTACGTTACTGCTGTTGGTCAGTAGAGCACTTGGCGAAAATGTCACCTCCATCGTACCGCCGACCGTGCAAAGTATGACGGATGCGGTCCATACAACGGCAGGTCTAATACATACGACCCAGCAGCACCAGTACCAGCTGTACACAACCTCGACCGTTCAGCTCAACACTCTTCCCACGGAGCAAACGGGCTCCTACACAATTGCTCAACCGAGTGCGACCGTTGGAGGATACTACACCACACCAACTAGCGATATAATACCTTCACAACCGTCGCCTGTTTCGCCGCTGTACATATCAAACACGTCTGTGTCCTTTGCTTCCTCGACAACCCAAACATCGGTGCGTCAAGATCTAATCGACAGCCTGCCCGTGGACGTTACGCAGATCGAGGAAAAACAGCTTGGACCTGGAGGACCTAACCAGGTTGAAAGTGTTGGCATACAGCGGGCCCTCTGCTGGTTGAGGGAGAAACGGTCGCCCGACTATAGCTGGGGCAACGATACGCACATGGTGATTCTGGCCAAAGAGCTGTCCGGTGCTCGCGATCCATCGGAAAACGACAATCCTATACAGGCGGTATCGGATCTGGAGAATTTGCTGTCCATCAAGCAGATGGACATTGAGGTGTTGACGATGCTTGATCGGCATCATGCCACGGCCAAGCTACCTCATACGGACCACGTTGCCAAGTACATCTTGGCGATGGGCGGGCTCTGTAAGGATGCGCGCCATTTCTACGGACACGATTTGGTGGCCGCTCTGGAACATCACGAGCACGATCAGGGGCAGGAGTATGAGTTCGCCCTGACCGCCCTTGCCATATGTAGTTCGGCAACACATGTGCGAAAGCGCCAGATACGTCGCCTGTTGGATATAGCTAGTGGTGAGGTTAACGATGTCG ATACGATCGCCATGGTGTTGTTGGCATTACGATGCATCGTAACCGATCATCGGCATCGTCATTTGCAGCACTTCGTCCGCCGTCCAGCTCGTGGATTGGCTAGCTTGCAAGGGCCACAGGGAAGCTTTGGTTCACTTCGAAGCACGGCGCTGGCTATGCAAGCACTGCAAGACTTGGAACCAGATCCGGCCGGCAAATGGAATCGTACTGCCGCGTCCGAGTGGCTGTTGGCCAAGCAACGTACCGACGGAGGCTGGACGGAGGAACCGCTGCAAGATGGACAG GATCCTAGCATCGGCATTGGACTAACGGCCGATATTGTGCTTGCCCTCGGTTGGCGTGGGTTGGGTGCAGTTCGGGCGCTACAATGTGATCATGTGATGCGTGAATCGAACGAACCATCGGAAAATGGAGAACCCAAACTAGCTGCACCGGTAGGTCTCGGCATATCGCCCGTAGAAGAAATGGAACCAAGAAATGTCTCATACACCTACACCCTATGGGTGGGTACGAACGAAACGGAAGAGTATTTCCTCGATTTGACTTCACCGAAAAATACCACCTTTTTCCGTGCCATGAAGCAAGCGGCAGAAATCGATCCTAG GTTTGCTTTTGAAGCACGCGAATGGCCCAACGGACACTATGTGCACACGCTGGCTGGAATGAAGGAGGAACCAAAAAG CTATCACTATTGGCTGCTTTATCGCTTACCCGAAAGGCCGGATACGAAAAATCCTCCTGGAAATCAGTTAATAGCTCCACTAG GAGTCGATGAGCTGTTAGTGGAAGATGGTGAACATTATCTTTATTGGTACAAGAAGCTATAA